A window of Diabrotica virgifera virgifera chromosome 9, PGI_DIABVI_V3a contains these coding sequences:
- the LOC126891441 gene encoding putative protein TPRXL, translating to MNIKLNINKNENSKPTVSSTDKQVTKRKHPTLSPIISTNNIESFEDFCSDDSVKDPDYEYSNGDANNRRSSSSSSGSNSCSCSSSSSSSSDSEADQACSKAVAPSKIENILRCFSSSSTNEDETPRDCVAEPVAGRFTNNNFSNPSDPVASRSTISADIASPCIEGNENVNSRKERKRKATPNNWLRAKAKILRNSGKSYLSNSKKEMTIVPAKSLKAPCSEKCKQNCVQKITETQRQQIFDNYWTMGDLQRQREFILRHLSVVEPRYS from the coding sequence ATGAACATTAAACTGAATatcaacaaaaatgaaaatagtaAACCGACTGTCTCATCAACTGACAAGCAAGTTACCAAAAGAAAACACCCTACCTTATCCCCCATAATATCTACAAACAACATAGAAAGTTTTGAGGATTTTTGTTCCGATGATAGTGTCAAAGACCCAGATTACGAGTATTCGAATGGTGATGCAAATAACCGTAGAAGTTCAAGCAGCTCAAGTGGTTCGAACAGCTGCTCCTGTAGTTCAAGCAGTTCGTCCAGTTCAGATTCTGAAGCAGATCAAGCTTGTTCAAAAGCAGTTGCGCCATCTAAAATAGAAAATATCCTGAGGTGTTTTTCGTCATCTAGCACCAACGAAGATGAAACTCCACGCGATTGTGTTGCTGAACCAGTAGCTGGAAGGTTTACAAATAACAATTTTAGTAACCCTTCTGATCCCGTAGCTTCACGGTCTACAATTTCTGCAGATATAGCTTCTCCATGTATTGAAGGTAATGAAAATGTTAATTCGAGAAAAGAACGGAAACGAAAAGCTACACCCAATAACTGGTTACGCGCCAAAGCGAAAATTTTGAGAAATTCTGGTAAGTCTTACTTGTCTAATTCAAAAAAAGAAATGACCATAGTCCCTGCAAAGTCTTTAAAAGCACCATGTTCTGAAAAATGCAaacaaaattgtgtacaaaagaTTACAGAAACACAACGCCAGCAAATTTTTGATAACTATTGGACCATGGGAGACTTGCAGAGACAACGTGAATTTATTCTACGCCATCTTTCAGTGGTTGAACCAAGatattcgtaa
- the LOC126891442 gene encoding uncharacterized protein LOC126891442 — MDEVRLAQSSLFKNFIRMSPTDFELLLTLVGPIICKRNTYFREASGDSFASLMYTFKVSTPSISRIIKDVALAVVKVLQEYVQLPTSEEKWLEIAQQFQERWHFPHCLGALDGKHVVIQCPPNSGSSYYNYKGTFSIVLFALVDANYCFRYVNVGRPGRMSDGGVFLDSFLYTAIRDGVLNLPEQKNLPGTDILLPYVFVADDAFPLTKHIQKPYVTDLLKGSPKRVFNYRLSRARRIVENAFGLLRSVFRIFRTPTELKTDTIEEVVLACVCIHNFLRQSRQSRHLYCPPCTLDSDVDGNLVHGKWRKDIAGDTGITNLAKTGGNATREAKEIRDGFMKYFMSHEGSLSFTHNWSKKS; from the exons ATGGATGAAGTAAGGCTGGCGCAAAGTtctctttttaaaaatttcattcggatgTCACCTACTGATTTTGAATTACTTTTGACGCTGGTTGGCCCAATAATATGTAAAAGAAACACCTATTTTCGTGAAGCGAGTGGAGATAGCTTCGCGAGTTTAATGTACACTTTTAAAGTTTCAACCCCAAGTATCTCTCGCATAATAAAAGATGTAGCTCTAGCTGTTGTGAAAGTTCTACAGGAATATGTACAG CTTCCTACCTCAGAAGAAAAATGGTTGGAAATTGCTCAACAGTTTCAAGAAAGGTGGCATTTCCCACATTGTCTGGGTGCCCTTGACGGGAAACACGTTGTAATTCAATGCCCCCCAAATTCTGGAAGTTCTTATTACAACTACAAAGGAACATTTAGTATAGTTCTCTTTGCACTTGTTGATGCTAATTATTGTTTTCGATACGTAAATGTGGGACGACCAGGACGAATGTCTGATGGAGGGGTTTTTCTTGATAGCTTTTTGTATACAGCAATAAGAGATGGTGTACTCAATTTACCAGAGCAAAAAAATTTACCTGGAACTGATATTCTTCTACCATACGTCTTTGTCGCAGACGATGCGTTTCCATTAACAAAACATATTCAAAAACCTTATGTAACTGATTTGCTGAAAGGATCCCCTAAAAGAGTTTTTAATTATCGATTGTCACGAGCTCGGCGTATAGTAGAAAATGCTTTTGGATTACTAAGATCAGTTTTTAGAATTTTTCGAACACCGACTGAACTGAAGACGGATACCATTGAAGAAGTGGTGCTTGCATGTGTTTGCATCCACAATTTTTTGCGACAAAGTCGTCAATCACGTCACCTTTATTGCCCTCCATGTACTCTCGACTCTGACGTAGATGGAAATTTGGTACACGGAAAATGGAGAAAAGACATTGCAGGCGACACTGGAATTACAAACCTTGCAAAGACGGGAGGAAATGCCACAAGAGAAGCAAAAGAAATAAGAGACGGTTTTATGAAATACTTTATGTCTCATGAAGGTTCT CTTTCTTTTACTCACAATTGGTCCAAAAAGTcataa